The proteins below come from a single Alkalispirillum mobile genomic window:
- the icmH gene encoding type IVB secretion system protein IcmH/DotU, which produces MAISVQEPAATAPPIGQGRLAADRPQPRTVEAPSGFRLRGYHLNPFVDAANPLLGMVIRARDLTTLDNVAGLYQQVVEEIQAIQQELTGQGYDQSTLLAFRYVLCAFVDEAVMGTEWGRQSNWSRYSLLSRFHDETWGGEKVFSILARLQQEPKRYESLLTFIYLCLCLGFKGRYRIQPGGQDEYQRIVRALGDQLSSLQGVDNEGLTEPERHITRSGSHSGTGIPLWLIYGLFGLVAVGLYLAMSWSLDQQAAEVTGLLSQIIEQTGK; this is translated from the coding sequence ATGGCGATTTCAGTACAGGAGCCTGCTGCAACGGCCCCACCGATCGGCCAAGGAAGACTTGCGGCCGACCGTCCCCAGCCTCGCACCGTGGAGGCGCCGTCGGGCTTCCGGCTGCGCGGATACCACCTCAATCCGTTTGTGGATGCTGCCAATCCGTTGCTCGGTATGGTGATTCGTGCCCGCGATTTGACGACCCTCGATAACGTCGCCGGGCTTTACCAACAGGTGGTGGAGGAAATCCAGGCCATTCAGCAGGAGTTGACCGGGCAGGGCTACGATCAGTCCACGCTGCTGGCCTTCCGCTACGTGCTGTGTGCCTTCGTTGATGAGGCGGTAATGGGTACCGAATGGGGGCGGCAGAGCAACTGGTCCCGGTACTCACTGTTGTCCCGATTCCACGACGAAACCTGGGGTGGGGAAAAGGTCTTCTCCATACTCGCCCGACTTCAACAGGAGCCAAAGCGTTATGAATCGTTACTGACTTTCATCTATCTCTGCCTCTGCCTCGGCTTCAAGGGGCGTTATCGCATTCAACCCGGTGGACAAGATGAGTACCAGCGCATCGTCCGTGCGCTGGGCGACCAGCTGTCCAGTCTGCAGGGCGTTGATAACGAGGGATTGACGGAGCCGGAGCGCCATATCACGCGCAGTGGCAGTCATTCCGGTACGGGGATCCCGCTCTGGCTGATATACGGTCTGTTCGGGCTGGTGGCCGTCGGCCTGTACCTGGCGATGTCCTGGTCCCTCGATCAACAGGCCGCGGAGGTTACGGGATTGTTAAGTCAAATCATTGAACAGACAGGGAAGTAG
- the tssK gene encoding type VI secretion system baseplate subunit TssK, with protein MVSRNRVVWREGAFIKPQHFQQQQRSLEGLLDLRLQGVSGYAHGFLELDINSEFLGFGRIALICARGVMPDGTAFDLPGDDLAPAPLVVEEAGIADQRVYLGLPLAGDGVAEVGEEDAPQADSRYRLHRRQIRDLHSHPGDVTEMAVARAAPRLLLERDDRSGYACLAVARIQARRPDGALVLDPHFIPTALTTRVVPGLQRFIGEVAGLMQTRARAIAQRLAAPQQAGVADVSDFMLLQLLNRLQPRFQHLLQHRRLHPETLYSHLLEACGELATFTDQSRLPSSHPAYDHDAPDAAFRALMQGLRQALSTVLEARAVAIPLEDHHYGLMVAPLNDRALLEHAQFIVAVHADLPVETLRRRFVQQVKVASIERIRDLVSLQLPGIPLTPLPVAPRQLPYHASHVYFQLDQRSETWEMLTGSGGFAFHLGGEFPGLDIQFWAIRS; from the coding sequence ATGGTGAGCCGAAACCGAGTGGTCTGGCGCGAAGGCGCGTTTATCAAACCTCAGCACTTCCAGCAGCAACAGCGCAGTCTCGAGGGTCTGCTTGACCTGCGTTTGCAGGGGGTAAGTGGTTATGCCCATGGCTTCCTGGAGCTCGACATTAACAGTGAGTTCCTCGGGTTTGGTCGGATTGCGCTGATTTGCGCCCGAGGGGTCATGCCAGACGGCACCGCCTTCGACCTGCCCGGCGACGACCTGGCACCCGCACCGCTGGTCGTGGAAGAGGCGGGGATCGCCGATCAGCGGGTCTACCTGGGGTTGCCACTCGCCGGTGATGGCGTGGCAGAAGTGGGCGAGGAGGATGCCCCCCAGGCGGACAGCCGGTACCGTCTGCACCGACGGCAGATCCGTGATCTGCATTCTCACCCGGGCGATGTCACCGAGATGGCCGTGGCCCGGGCCGCACCGCGGCTGTTGCTGGAGCGCGACGACCGCAGTGGCTACGCCTGCCTGGCAGTGGCGCGCATCCAGGCGCGGCGCCCGGACGGTGCCCTGGTACTGGATCCGCACTTCATCCCGACGGCGTTGACCACCCGCGTTGTCCCGGGGCTGCAACGCTTCATCGGTGAGGTAGCCGGTTTGATGCAGACGCGGGCGCGCGCTATTGCCCAGCGGCTGGCCGCCCCCCAGCAGGCCGGAGTGGCCGACGTCTCCGACTTCATGCTGTTACAACTGCTGAACCGGTTGCAGCCGCGTTTCCAGCATCTGCTTCAGCACCGTCGGCTGCACCCGGAGACGCTTTATAGCCACCTGCTTGAGGCGTGCGGTGAGCTGGCCACATTCACCGATCAGTCGCGACTGCCAAGCAGTCACCCGGCCTACGATCACGACGCCCCCGATGCCGCCTTCCGCGCGCTGATGCAGGGGCTGCGCCAAGCGCTATCCACTGTGCTTGAGGCCCGCGCCGTGGCCATTCCCCTGGAGGATCACCACTACGGGCTCATGGTCGCCCCGTTGAATGACCGTGCGCTACTCGAGCACGCCCAATTTATCGTCGCCGTGCATGCGGACCTGCCGGTTGAGACGTTGCGCCGGCGCTTTGTGCAGCAGGTCAAGGTCGCCAGCATTGAACGAATTCGTGACCTGGTGAGCCTGCAACTACCCGGTATACCGCTTACGCCCCTGCCCGTAGCCCCTCGACAGTTGCCTTACCACGCGAGCCATGTCTACTTCCAACTGGACCAGCGCAGTGAGACCTGGGAAATGCTGACCGGCTCGGGGGGCTTCGCATTCCACCTCGGTGGTGAGTTTCCCGGACTGGACATTCAGTTCTGGGCCATCAGGAGTTGA
- the tssJ gene encoding type VI secretion system lipoprotein TssJ, whose translation MTLKRCQNGRGLLGLLCLMVIFGGSGCAAPLETAGKLGQVIWDPSTPVGHPEDRPSTASLSLLADEDVNPNALDEGTPLMFRVLQLKDDSMLMAADYDELEGDLEDALGTNYLSHDDFTLLPGQFKVFQLEALDSDSRYLGVVAYYAEPDRAQWKKVLRVQSRGQDYHFLVRLRRHEAELKDED comes from the coding sequence ATGACGCTCAAGCGGTGCCAGAATGGGCGCGGGCTGCTCGGGTTGCTATGCCTGATGGTCATCTTCGGGGGCTCGGGGTGCGCCGCACCGCTGGAGACGGCTGGCAAATTGGGGCAGGTGATCTGGGACCCCTCGACGCCGGTTGGCCACCCCGAAGACCGCCCCTCCACGGCAAGTCTGAGCCTCCTGGCGGACGAGGACGTCAACCCTAATGCGCTCGATGAGGGTACGCCGCTGATGTTTCGTGTCCTGCAACTCAAGGATGACTCCATGCTGATGGCGGCCGACTACGACGAGTTGGAGGGTGACCTGGAGGACGCTCTGGGTACTAACTACCTGAGTCATGACGACTTCACCTTGCTACCCGGGCAGTTCAAGGTCTTCCAGTTGGAGGCTCTGGACAGCGACAGCCGCTACCTGGGCGTGGTCGCCTACTACGCGGAGCCGGACCGGGCGCAGTGGAAGAAGGTCCTGCGGGTGCAATCGCGCGGTCAGGATTATCATTTTCTGGTGCGCCTGCGCCGGCACGAGGCCGAACTCAAGGACGAGGACTGA
- the tagH gene encoding type VI secretion system-associated FHA domain protein TagH: MVANPETLSSRFSVRHCFDSRGGYVGSDPEACDWTLPDTEGAVRPVHASLHYRDGRFILRDESGATYINGATRALGRGQPVALSEGDLLVLGRYQLEVHMDHIGPSPAGDADLEGLTGGRTAVIGSDRPPLMAQPMDLSGDPLAALGPSGDSIDLLPPRDNGQARSPLANEPPQVGPDCQDGRVSRMQRPELSAEPVAPADAVQPLLDGLGVTLDFHDPQERAVFLAEAGEALKATVKGLLALHRARRQGASPWPEWRMQPIEDNPLRLDQGYPETVRTLFSAERSPVHLAPGAAITEALSQLDHHQRATEVAIEEGLQALLEALAPDALLRRFQAYGPPAGPAERDEAWTWRMYCHYFDELSSDRQQGFGRLFWAVFGQAYDQAAVQGQPAGQKR, from the coding sequence TGGACCCTGCCAGATACCGAAGGTGCAGTCCGTCCGGTGCATGCCTCCCTGCACTACAGGGATGGCCGATTCATTCTCCGAGACGAATCCGGCGCTACCTACATCAATGGTGCCACCCGGGCCCTGGGGCGTGGCCAACCCGTGGCGCTTTCGGAGGGCGACTTACTGGTGCTGGGCAGGTATCAGCTCGAGGTGCATATGGATCACATCGGACCATCGCCGGCCGGCGACGCTGATCTGGAAGGCCTCACCGGAGGCCGCACGGCGGTGATCGGCAGCGATCGTCCGCCCCTGATGGCGCAGCCCATGGATCTCTCGGGGGATCCGCTGGCGGCCCTGGGGCCCTCGGGCGATAGCATTGATCTGCTCCCTCCCCGCGACAACGGGCAAGCCCGGAGTCCGCTTGCCAATGAGCCACCGCAGGTAGGGCCTGACTGCCAGGATGGCCGTGTATCGCGTATGCAGCGACCGGAGTTGAGTGCGGAACCCGTGGCGCCGGCCGATGCCGTGCAACCGCTACTCGATGGGTTGGGTGTCACTCTGGATTTTCACGATCCGCAAGAGCGAGCAGTGTTTCTGGCAGAGGCCGGCGAGGCCCTGAAAGCCACTGTCAAGGGCTTGCTGGCTTTGCATCGGGCTCGTCGCCAGGGTGCATCGCCGTGGCCAGAGTGGCGAATGCAGCCGATTGAGGATAACCCCCTTCGCCTCGATCAGGGGTATCCCGAGACGGTCCGGACCCTGTTCTCTGCTGAACGCAGTCCGGTTCATCTGGCCCCCGGGGCGGCCATTACTGAGGCGTTGAGCCAGCTCGATCACCACCAGAGGGCAACAGAGGTGGCCATAGAGGAGGGGCTACAGGCCCTCCTGGAAGCCCTGGCGCCTGATGCGCTCCTGCGCCGCTTCCAGGCCTACGGCCCTCCAGCCGGGCCAGCGGAGCGGGACGAGGCATGGACTTGGCGCATGTACTGTCACTACTTCGACGAGTTGTCATCCGATCGCCAACAGGGTTTTGGCCGGCTCTTTTGGGCAGTTTTCGGGCAGGCTTATGACCAGGCGGCGGTGCAGGGGCAACCTGCGGGGCAGAAACGATGA